A segment of the Zalophus californianus isolate mZalCal1 chromosome 3, mZalCal1.pri.v2, whole genome shotgun sequence genome:
TCTCGCTCATATTCAGAGAAAATGTCTCTTTCTAAGTGCTTTTTTATGAAGGAAACATAATATGTGCTGGCCTAACAGTAAGAAGTGAAACACTGATTCAGGGTTTCCTGATGGatgaaattaatttagaaaagaaatataaatagaagCAGACAGAATAGTTATGAGTAGATGAGCCAGAGCTGTCCACATGAGCTATGACGCAGAAGCTATTGCTTTGGGCACAGGTTCCCGGGAAGTCCTTTGAGGGCTGAGTTTATTGTTTCGGGTGCCCGTTGGTGAGAGCCTGCCGGCACTGCTCTTTGCTCCGTGTCTTTCTGATAGCACACTGACCTGACTGATTACTTCATATCCAGCCCTCATTCTTGGGATGTCCTGTAGGGTAACCGTGTTTGTAATCCCAATAGCACAGTGCAGCACGATGTTATTTCCTCGTTCACGGTTTTGCTGGCGCCCCAAAAGACAGAGTGGTTATTTCAAGGACATGTTTGCTGATTTAGGTGGCAGTGGCTTCCACTGAGATGCTATCACCTCTGAACAAGGACACATTTATTCCACCAGCAGGGCTGCCCATCGCGAACTGAGTCTAAAGATAGCTTTCCCTAATGGTCATCTGTAACCTTTGGCCTTTTTCACATCGCACTGGCTAAAAACTCTAACTCCTTACATTAGGAGGTTCAGAGTTCCAATTAAGTCTTCTGTTACCAGTGCATTTAAAAGCCTATCATTTTGAcgccttcctttttctttcctgtgacttctccaaagagaaaaataaaaggaaataagatgACCCACAAACACTCTGGATTATGGGGACATGATGTTTTATAATAGTTTTATTCTACCACGGGTAAAAGTAGGGATCTGAGACCCTGCCGATGCTAAGTGTATTTGCTGCTTCGTGTTTCCAGATGACCAAGAATGGCACAGTGGAATCTGAAGAAGCTAGCACTCTTACCGTGGATGACATTTCTGATGATGATATTGATTTAGACAACACAGAGGTAGACGAGTACTTCTTTCTACAACCCCTGCCGACGAAAAAAAGGAGAGCACTGCTGCGGGCCTCGGGGGTGAAAAAGATTGATGTGGAAGAAAAGCACGAACTGCGTGCCATCCGCCTGTCGAGAGAGGACTGTGGCTGCGACTGCCGAGTATTCTGTGATCCAGAAACTTGTACCTGCAGCCTGGCAGGCATTAAGTGTCAGGTAAGGATCTAGATTTCACGGACTCCCAAGAGGAGACctcatacccccaccccccaccccccccccacgtgACAGAGAAAGAAGTTGCTCCCGTATAGGAAGAAATTTTGCAGCAAGGCATGACCTACGgctcaagaagagagaaatacCAAGTCAGGGACATTTCTGGGTGTACATAATACGCTGATACAAATAAGATACGATGTGAGAGGCAACCCAAGCTGTAGCTTAGTCCATCAGAATTATTTCCTCTTGGATTCATTTATTGTAACAGCGTATTGTGGGTTTTTACAAGCACTCAGAGAGATCGCGACATCTCTGACATAGGAGTTTGTGTTCCCGGATCCATCGACCGGGTACGAAGCGACGATAGGTGAGTGATGGCACACACTGGTGGGAAAATGACAAGACTGGGACTTAAGAAAATGGAGTTCTACTCCTGGCTCTGCTTTCCACCAGCTGTGTGAAATTGGCAAGTCAGGTAAGCTTTCtgggctcagtttccttatctcaaAAATGAGAGGGCTGTCCTGAACGGGCAGTTGGCAAACTGTGGTTCACGGGACAAATCTGGCTGCCACCCGTTTCTGTAAATAACATCTGAGCGAAGCCCAGCCATTTTGCGTCtctttgtttgtctgttttggtgTCGTCTGTGACCACTGTCAGTGCTTTTACAGCGGCAGTGGGTAGTTGCCAGGGACACTGTagggcccacaaaacctaaaatatttcttctctggccctttaccaaaaaaaaaaaaaaaaaaaaaaggaagagtttaCCAACCCAGGGACCAGACGATCCTCAAGTCCCCGTACGTCTGTATGATTTATGCTCCATGATTGGCTAGGTGTCATTATTTTATGAGGAAACTTGCCTTTTTTGATAAGGACAGCCACTCaggcaggcaaaaaaaaagaggctaGTTCTCATCCGCTAAACAGTTGCTTAAAGTGGATTAACAGAAAAGGGATTCATGAGTAAGAAAACAGTTATAGACTCTGGCTCTGCCCCCTGCCATTACTTTTTACTGAAACCAGGATGACTGTGCTGAGTGTGCCTTCTCCTCTGTGACAGAGGACATTCCCTGCGCCTGGATAAGGTGGCAGGCGGGGCTGGTTCTTTCTGGGGGCCCGTGCTCTGGTCTGCATACAGCTTAATTTGTAGCAATTTAGCAAAGGTCTTGGGAGGGCCCTTGGATTGCCGAGAATTCCACCTATGATCACCTGAGCAACGAGTTCAGTCCCGCCACGCTAGGTGAACCCAAACACCAAACACTCTGCCAACAGAGCCCAGTCGCTCTAATTCTGGGATGTCAGTGACATGAGCCTCCCTTTCCCTCAAGAAGCTTATAGCCtcctggagtggggaggggcagccgAGAGCCAGGACCTAAATGCATGGGTCCACCAGCCAGAGTCATAAGTGGGCACAGCGGTCCCAGCCCTGCAGGACACCGTGGACCAGGGATccaaacaaatggaaggaaaaccaagGAGAACGAACTATCAGGCTACATGAGACTAAGTGGTGTCAATCTGGCCATGTTGGGCAGAAAAGTTCATTTTATAATAAGCCAAGAAGAGGGGGATGGCTAGTATGGAAAATGTCCTCTAGATTAAAAATAGCAGGTAGGGATGGGGGCAGTAAATTTGTGTCGTTTAACATTGGGCATGTGAGGCCGCGTGCTGCGGAAGTGAAGGGAGCCTGGGGAAAGGAGAGACTTTGAAAATACAGGAGCAAAAGTAATAGGCTGGGgagaaaggggggggaggggagaacggggagagaagaaagcacgggggggggagggtccgtGAACTAAAACGCCACACTTACAGCCatgactcatttttattttgaatacagGTTTTAAGCCCAGGCTGACGCTTAAGACATTTGCAGTCTTCACTTGCCCTCTTCGTTTCTTTGCAGTGTGATTATCACTGGTTCTGGCGCGAGTGGGATTAAGTGATGCCAGATTCAAAGGGGTTGCGGAGAGGTGCTGGAGTTGTCTTGGGTCTGTAAGAGTTCCGCGGCGCTAATCTGTGTTCTTCCTTCCAAGGTGGATCGAATGTCTTTCCCATGCGGCTGCACTAAAGAAGGATGTAGTAACACAGCAGGTAGAATTGAATTTAATCCGATCCGTGTCCGGACTCACTTTTTGCACACGATCATGAAACTTGAACTGGAGAAAACCCGGGAGCAGCAGATCCCCACGCTGAACGGCTGCCACGGCGACATAAGCGCTCACAGTAGCTCCATGGGCCCCGTGGCGCACTCGGTGGAATATTCCATCGCGGACAACTTCGAGATTGAGACGGAGCCCCAGGCCGCCGTGCTGCACCTGCAGTCGGCCGAGGAGTTAGACTGCCAaggggaggcggaggaggaggaggaggaggaggaggaagaggaggaggaggaggaggaggaggacggcAGCAGCTTCTGCAGCGGGGTCACCGATTCCAGCACGCAGAGCCTGGCGCCTAGTGAgtcggaggaggaggaggaggaggaggacgacgacgacgacgacgagaAGGGGGACAGCTTCGTGGAAGGTTTGGGCACCCATGCGGAAGTCGTCCCGCTCCCTTCCGTCCTCTGTTACTCCGATGGCTCGGCCGTCCACGAAGGGCACGCGAAAAATGCTTCTTTTTATGCCAACTCTTCAACTCTGTATTACCAAATCGATAGCCACCTTCCAGGAACGCCTCACCAGATCTCCGAGAGCTATTCGGAAAGAGACCCTGTGAAAACCGGTACCCTGTCGCTGGTGCCTTACACCATGACCCCGGAGCAGTTTGTGGACTATGCCCGGCACGCCGAAGAGGCCTACGGCGCCCCCCACTACCCGGCCGCCAACCCCTCTGTCATCGTTTGCTGCTCCTCCGCAGAAAGTGACAGCGGTGTGCCCTGCAATAGCTTATATTCCGAACCCAGGTCCAGTCATCCTCAAGTGGAATTTCACTCATACTTGAAAGGCCCCTCCCAGGAAGGGTTTGTCTCCGCGTTGAATGGCGACAGTCACATTTCAGAGCACCCTGCGGAGAATTCTTTGAGCCTGGCAGAAAAGAGCAGATTGCACGAAGAGTGCATCAAATCACCCGTGGTTGAGACCGTCCCCGTTTAGTAGCTCAGATCCTCCTAGGACCACCCCTTCTCTTACCGAAAGCCCTGTATTTCATTCGATTTCCTGGGCCCGTggtttttttaaactgaggaCCAAGAACAC
Coding sequences within it:
- the CSRNP3 gene encoding cysteine/serine-rich nuclear protein 3; translation: MRSQGTCDSAAAMSGILKRKFEEVDGSSPCSSVRESDDEVSSSESADSGDSVNPSTSNHFPPSSILKREKRLRTKNVHFSCVTVYYFTRRQGFTSVPSQGGSTLGMSSRHNSVRQYTLGEFAREQERLHREMLREHLREEKLNSLKLKMTKNGTVESEEASTLTVDDISDDDIDLDNTEVDEYFFLQPLPTKKRRALLRASGVKKIDVEEKHELRAIRLSREDCGCDCRVFCDPETCTCSLAGIKCQVDRMSFPCGCTKEGCSNTAGRIEFNPIRVRTHFLHTIMKLELEKTREQQIPTLNGCHGDISAHSSSMGPVAHSVEYSIADNFEIETEPQAAVLHLQSAEELDCQGEEEEEEEDGSSFCSGVTDSSTQSLAPSESEEEEEEEDDDDDDEKGDSFVEGLGTHAEVVPLPSVLCYSDGSAVHEGHAKNASFYANSSTLYYQIDSHLPGTPHQISESYSERDPVKTGTLSLVPYTMTPEQFVDYARHAEEAYGAPHYPAANPSVIVCCSSAESDSGVPCNSLYSEPRSSHPQVEFHSYLKGPSQEGFVSALNGDSHISEHPAENSLSLAEKSRLHEECIKSPVVETVPV